GAGCGGTCGCTCGTGGCGTATTGACGAGACGTATCTGAAGGTCCGTGGCCGTTGGGTCTACCTGTATCGCGCCGTCGACCGGGATGGCAACACCGTCGACTTCCGACTGAGTCCGAATCGGGATGTAGCAGCGGCCAAGGCCTTTTTCCGCAAAGCGCTTCGCACGCAGCTGCGCGCACCTGTCAGCATCACGCTTGATGGCTATGCCGCTTCGCATCGAGCAGTGCGTGAAATTCCAAACGAAGACGAGGCATGGAAGCGCACCAAACTGCGATCGTCGAAATACCTGAACAATCTGATCGAACAGGATCATCGGGGTATCAAGTCCCGAACCAGGCCCCTGCTCGACTTCAAGAACTTCGACTACGCCGCCATCACAATTGCCGGCGTCGAACTACTCCACCGTATTCCCAAAGGTCAATTTGCCCTGCATCGCCGACGTCTCAAAGATCAAGCTGCGCCTGCGATCTGGAATGCAGTCCTTGCTGCATAAACCACGGCCTCTCCAGTCGCCTTAACGTGCATACCTCAATATTTGCACCAGAGCCCGCGCGAGAACGTCCTGCATCTCCTGAGTTTCTTTTTCGAGGATGCAGACATCGA
This Tunturibacter gelidoferens DNA region includes the following protein-coding sequences:
- a CDS encoding IS6 family transposase; its protein translation is MMAERRLDIAHTTIMRWVQRYVPEFEKRWNGYARKSGRSWRIDETYLKVRGRWVYLYRAVDRDGNTVDFRLSPNRDVAAAKAFFRKALRTQLRAPVSITLDGYAASHRAVREIPNEDEAWKRTKLRSSKYLNNLIEQDHRGIKSRTRPLLDFKNFDYAAITIAGVELLHRIPKGQFALHRRRLKDQAAPAIWNAVLAA